A single region of the Triticum dicoccoides isolate Atlit2015 ecotype Zavitan chromosome 2B, WEW_v2.0, whole genome shotgun sequence genome encodes:
- the LOC119364164 gene encoding probable BOI-related E3 ubiquitin-protein ligase 2 → MAVQARFLSHAFPHDLNAYRSMDAAAPGNSQFLDEHAGCAPAVPCIGNNTVLSDLPRSELTCNDNYGFAPRKRARMAGDEPAGLADLARQRLVLQQAAAMHGLMLPCDAQSRAVGSGAASTSGRVANAAGLNTLLYNQGVEMDALIRLETERIRAGLEEARRRHARAVMATVERAAAGRLQAVEAELERARYRNGELEERLRQMTAEGQAWLGVAKSHEAVAAGLRATLDQLLQPPCAVAGAGEGDADDAQSCCFETPAGDNADDAASKAVTAAPSCKACGQGDACVLLLPCRHLSLCGACEPSVDTCPVCAATKNASLHVLLS, encoded by the exons ATGGCTGTCCAGGCGCGGTTCCTCTCCCACGCCTTCCCCCACGACCTCAACGCCTACAGGTCCATGGACGCCGCGGCGCCGGGTAACTCCCAGTTCCTGGACGAGCACGCCGGGTGCGCGCCAGCGGTGCCGTGTATTGGGAACAACACTGTGCTCAGCGATCTCCCGCGAAGCGAGCTCACATGCAACGACAACTACGGATTCGCGCCGAGGAAGCGGGCGCGCATGGCCGGGGACGAGCCGGCGGGCCTCGCCGACCTTGCCCGGCAGCGCTTGGTTCTGCAGCAGGCGGCGGCGATGCACGGGCTCATGCTGCCTTGCGATGCGCAGAGCAGGGCGGTCGGCTCCGGCGCGGCCTCAACCAGCGGGAGGGTGGCCAATGCCGCGGGCCTCAACACGCTGCTCTACAACCAGGGCGTGGAGATGGACGCGCTCATCCGGCTCGAG ACCGAGAGAATTCGCGCGGGGCTTGAGGAGGCGCGCCGGCGACACGCGAGGGCAGTGATGGCTACTGTGGAGCGCGCTGCGGCGGGGCGGCTTCAGGCCGTAGAGGCTGAACTGGAGCGCGCGCGATACCGCAACGGCGAACTGGAGGAGAGGCTCAGGCAGATGACCGCAGAGGGCCAGGCGTGGCTTGGCGTCGCCAAGAGCCACGAGGCCGTCGCCGCCGGCCTCCGCGCCACGCTGGACCAGCTGCTTCAGCCCCCCTGCGCCGTCGCCGGGGCTGGTGAGGGTGATGCCGACGACGCGCAGTCTTGCTGCTTCGAGACCCCAGCGGGCGACAACGCCGACGACGCGGCGTCCAAGGCAGTCACGGCGGCTCCGTCGTGCAAGGCCTGCGGCCAAGGGGACGCCTGCGTTCTGCTCCTCCCGTGCCGGCACCTGTCCCTGTGCGGTGCGTGCGAGCCCTCCGTGGACACCTGCCCCGTGTGCGCGGCCACCAAGAACGCCTCGCTCCATGTCCTCCTATCTTGA